The sequence ggccttttccatGACTTGATTTGCTGCCTTTCGCGTTCAGAAGCTGCCAATGATCGGGTACTGTGGTGCTGACCAGGATTTGAAGAATCTGAGCCGTGATTGGACCTGGAATACGGACATCGATTTGAGACACTTTGCGTGATTTGTCGTAAGGATCCAAAGCGGCAAGTATCACGATGAGCTCTTCGCTGTTCGGTTGAGATTTGAGTATCTGAATTACTTGCTCCGGTGGTATGTCTTGGCTCAGATCCGCAGCAGGTTTGATAGGCTCGTCCTTGCAAGCATTGTTTGTTCCAACTGCTACCAACGAAGGCCCAGCATCCCTTTGAACTGACTTGATCGCAGTCAGCAGACCATCCATCTCGAGGCTCTTAAGATTCTATACAGAAACTTGCTGCACCTAGGCGCAAACACCGGACCTTGTATGCGGAATATCACGTGATTGTTGGGTGCCTCTTCATCCCACGCTATGACTGTGCCTCTATCAACCCACAACTCTACTGGGTGTATCGCCATTTCCAAAGGTGTTTTATTTCTAGCTCACAGGATCTTCATTAAATCGCTGTTAAGAGGACCTCTGCATTGATTTTATTGCAAGTTCATTCCGCACGACAAAGAAAGTCTACTTTCAACGATCGGGACTGGGTGGGTCTATTAACTGCTTCCTGGGCATTTGGCTTCAACACACCAGAAACATCGGAGAATGCATCAATCCAGCACAACCCAACAGGGCCGGTGGTATGTAGCTGTGATATTCCCTCACATCTAAGTTTTGCTTTCAAGAGCTCACAAGCCATAGGAGGCACCTTTACAAGGTTCTGTCTAAGCCTGGCCCGCACTGTGATGAAGACTGGGTTCCAGGATCAACGACAATCGAGACGCTTGAGTCTTCAAGGATTCTGTCagttgcccccccccccccccccccctgtaTTAACTGCAAATTCTAACACACATCGCAGTGTAATGTATTTCAAGCAATTGACTGGTCATTGTGAAGTGCATTTACTGAACGCATTTTAGCGGGGCTGGCGGACTTGGCTGTGAGATCCTCAAGAATCTTGCACTATCGGGATTCAAGGACATCCATGTGATTGACATGGGTAAGTTGTGGCTTTGGCGCATTTGAACCCCGAAGGTTAGCTGAGTATCTATCACAGATACCATCGGCATTTCTAATTTAAACCGACAATTTCTGTTTCGCCAATCTGATATTGGAAAGCCCAAAGCCGAAGTTGCTGCTGCTTTCGTAGAAAAGCGAGTGAAGGGAGTCAAGATTACGCCATTTGTTGGTAAGATTCAGGACAAAGATGAGGATTTCTACATGCAATTCAAAATTGTCATCTGCGGTCTGGATAGCATTGAGGCTCGTCGGTGGATCAATGCAACGCTGATAGGGATGGTCGACCCCGAGGATCCCGAAAGTCTGAAACCTCTGGTCGATGGAGGAACTGAAGGTATGTCTAGGCGATAAAATCCAGGGGTAATATCTGCTGATCCAAAATCAGGCTTCAAGGGCCAGGCCCGTGTCATTTTACCAACACTTACCTCTTGCATCGAGTGCCAGCTTGATATGCACGCCCCTCGCCCGGCAGTCCCACTCTGTACAATTGCAACCATTCCACGCCAGCC comes from Penicillium oxalicum strain HP7-1 chromosome I, whole genome shotgun sequence and encodes:
- a CDS encoding NEDD8-activating enzyme E1 catalytic subunit, whose product is MHQSSTTQQGRWRHLYKVLSKPGPHCDEDWVPGSTTIETLESSRILVIGAGGLGCEILKNLALSGFKDIHVIDMDTIGISNLNRQFLFRQSDIGKPKAEVAAAFVEKRVKGVKITPFVGKIQDKDEDFYMQFKIVICGLDSIEARRWINATLIGMVDPEDPESLKPLVDGGTEGFKGQARVILPTLTSCIECQLDMHAPRPAVPLCTIATIPRQPQHCIEWAHQIAWQDKRKDDSFDSDDMEHISWVYHAALERAEQFHIHGVTFQMTQGVVKNIIPAIASTNAVIAASTTSEVLKIATGCNPYLENYMMYAGEEGVYTYTFEAEKKPDCPVCGNLARKLDVDPETTLGDFIESLGERAEAQLKKPSMRTEEKTLYQRFPPQLEEHTRPNLRLKLRDLVEDGEEIAVSDPAYTIDFRYRLTFK